ACAAAGggatcaatttcttttttactaaCTAACTGAGTAAATCGAAAGATTTTCACGATTCTATTTCTacatgtataataaatgcatCAAGATCACAACAGTTAATTACTCTAAACTCTTTTTGGTACTCCTACTATTAATATGGTTGTGTTTGAGAGGCAAAATCGAAAACGTTGTTTTGATTTCACACTCATTTTATATCAGTGtagttattttttcataatcaGCTTATTGGCAATTTGCTCATAATCAACTATCAAAGGGATTGATAGTTATCACAGAGATATCGTAGCTCTAATGCTTTGTCATTGTTTCCAACTTTAGAGTTTTATATAGTAATTTGAATCAATCTaacttacatatttaatttgaaatgctTATCGCCCTACATATCTTTTGACTTCTCGACACCTAAAGAGGCCACTAACGACATTAGACAAATACACGGTCAATTGTCTTTTATATgctactctctctgtcccattaaatatgcaacatttgttttttagcacgagattttatatagtgttattttgtgagttaatgaaaagaaagtacataagagagaagaaaaagtacaaagaatattgtttctatttttagaaacgtttcatttttaatggaataaacgaaaaaaaacatttcatttctaatgggacagaggagGTATAGTAGTTTTTAGTTTCGTTATGAATGATACGATGGGATATGGATCACAATGTCAATTGTTGACGATGAATCACAACTCAAATGAAAATACTCTTCATCTGCAACCCATAATGACGAATCGCAACTCAAACGAAAAAACTCTTCATTTGCAACCAATAATGACGAATCGCAACTCAAACGAAAAAACTCTTCATCTCTAACCAATAGACTAAGGAGGAATGGAGGATTTGAGTCACCTAACATCTTTGTTATAGTATTACTAAAGAATTAAGGATGTTGTGTGAGCATTGTACATTTATAATGTATCTTTATTAGATTTTATTGAAAGATAATAAtgactttaaaatttataatgttcCGTGCaagaatagtagtagtattactaTAATAAGAATATgggatttaataaataaatcaataaaaattgagtGGGTTCTAGTTAGACCATGCATGATTTTACGACAAATATGTTGTATGTAGTTGTGGAAGACGAGAAAAAGTAAACCAcaccttaattaattaactcatCTTTTAAACTGTTTGATTAACTATAGCCGTCTTAGCAATTAGTGGGAAACTAAGTGAAGAGACTAGAATTGTGATATCAGCAACGTTTGTActcttttaattatataataacaCTACTTGTTCCAGGGTTGATATCtagtttgtttatttttgtttttatgggGCGTCcgattaaatttaaattaaatcgcacttaattttattttataaactacTATAAAAGATTGCTTTAATTAGGCGTGAAAAATCAATATGAGATGAACGATATGGAGACGATCAAGTTATTTGAAAGATGTTCATATTCTTTATGGTAAATTGCCAAATGAAACATGAAAGAGGTTAAATTTTGGTCCGTTCCatacatttcaaaatttggaaattaaattacaaaagatgtatatttcataattatcaaATCCGTCTCATCATCAACGAAAGATGGGATGATTGGCGGCCGGTTTTAAACACGCAAGTATCATATCTATGTTAAGGTGATACATGTCTATGTGGTGGGTGACGTGTATAAATTCAGCTAGCACATCATCGTATATGTCTCCAGAGATGAGATAGGTTAGAcaattgcaaaattttcatgttttatgatttacttttcatattttgaaaaatgtgagaTTGACCAGATTTGACCATCTTTTATGATTTATTCCTATTCTTATAAGCATAAAAGATACTCCATGTGAGACTCGTACCAAAATACATTGTGCTAATTGCGAATTATTAATCCAAACATCAAATCAGATTTTGATTCTATTATGAACTTGAGTCTTATTCAGAATACAAGCTGGCCAAAGACAATGATGTCccactatatttatatacatctAGCAACttgaaaatgtaaattaagTTCTACTATTATACAGCAAATTTGTGGTGCTCAATTAATTCGaatataacaaataacacCATGAAGTATAAAcatatgattaaaaattgGGGATACATGTACCAATGGATTGAGGACATTATAAAGAAGCTTTTGGAAATGGGTACTTCTACTATTTATATAAGcagatttttaataaataaaactatagcCTTTTcaatactccatttatttgTGTTAAGGTTGTGTTTAAGATAGACATGTGTAGATTAAAGAATCTCAATCTTTGGATTCCACTCATGCTTTGGAATCACCTAATTAAAGTAGTGGAGTTATGTTAATGGTCCATTTTCTCCATTTGCGTACCAGTTAAAGAAGCCCACTTTTTTACcctttcattttcaaatatttttatttaatttcagaaataaaatgaacGTCTGCTCAAAACTTGTTACATAGTGATTAATGATAGTGCACCCGATCACGATCACGATCACGATCACGTACGATTAAATGTcaaatgtatttattttgacaTAATTTGAATACCTGGGAGACTTATAAAATCTatataaaattgtgaaatcGGTAATTTTGAATTCCTTAATGCTTTGTGATTCAACTTCACAAAGTGTTCTCGTTCCTTCTGCTGTCCATTTTTTTGATGTCGCACCACTTGCAATTGGTGTCTTCTCCCGACGCTTTCTCGTCGTCTTCTCTAATCAGGCGACTTCTACTCGACTGTCCATCAACGACATGTACATAACCAAAATAAAGTTGTACTAACCAATTGGTATTTAAAAGCATTTGAATGATTAAAAGAAAGCGAGTTCTAAATATTAAaccaacaataaaaatatattagattCAACTACTTAAAAATCCTATAATCCTAAATAATTAGTCCCATGAATTGTGagactaaaaatataacaacaatGAATTGAGAGACTAGAATCCTACTAAACAAATTATATGATTCTTAAAACTATGCAAAATACGACTTTATCAATGGCCAGTCCAACGTAATGGCATTTGtgataaaaatagaagaagaatatgaagaaggtgatgatgaaattgaagaagaacAAAGAATATAGAGTGAGAAGAAGTGAGGgagtgaagtatatttatCGAGGgaagaaatatgaaatgaCAATCGATAAATGTGAGAATTGTTGGCATCGTAACGGTAAAAATGAATAGAAgcattttttagaattaatttgaCTTTTTGCAATATGTGAGATGCCGATTGGTCGAGAGGAGTGAATGGAGACAAGTGAGGCGGTAGAGTCGTCATATGCGCGGCTGGGTTTTTACACTATACAACGTGCTGAACAGTGTGAAATGAACGACACactctataaaaaaaatttcaagtgCGATTGCTATTTGCACATGCTATTATAGTATAAGATCACTTGTTACGATATTTTTATCATGCCTTATACTTTTACTAATGTACATCATAATATCACAATTCAGTTATATGATACGTGGTTCAATTTGGacttactaaaaatgagtGCATGTACTTGTTACATGAACAATGAACCCTACGATATGCAATTATGCTCACtactagaaaaaagaaaaagacacTCATCTCAAATCCATATGCTTTAGTAAGCACTACTATCTAGTATACTATGTCACTAAGATTTGCTGAGAGGTGTATATCGTAAGATTTTAACGagaataaatagtagtattacattttattaatattatagttTAGAGAACGCTGTATTAATGGAATAATTGGGAATGAACACATTAatctaatagtaataatatctactagtagtacaatattatttcaaaaagtccaaaatatgaatattaggAATACTCTGTGTTAGCACTTATCCTATATAATCCAATTTATCCTACTGGAAAAGTATTTAGCGAAAAACCCAATTTTGTGTTTccaataatatttgtaataatattagtaaataaaatagggTGTAACacctttttataattattaggCTGCCTAGTTTGTTAGCGTAATATGCTCCTAGATTTGAATTTATCCTATAATCTTGACTTATAACCATATATTCCTTGAGGTCAGAGAAGTGTTCAACTGAATTCtcactctctcctctctcctctctccatCACTCTCACTCCAACTCCAATATTCTGAAGCCAATCATATTCCTTCCATAGCAACAGTCAACCAgggtaataaaaagtgaaaaactAGGCAGAGAAGAAACACACACCATGAGCAGAAATGGCTTGATAATTCATAAAGAGGGAATCCACACTGCTCACAAAACATTATCTTCCAACTCTACCTTCAATTCCCTTCTCCCAATTGAAACAATGAACCAATAATCGAAGCAACATGGCCGACAGCACCACAACTTTCCAGCGAGATGTCGAAGAAGAGGAGTCCCAGTTCGGCTCCACCCTCTGCCTCTCCTCCTCCTATTACAGCGTCTTCGTCGTTCGCCTGGCCATCATGGTATCAATCCATATCACTACTTTGTACGACTAATACATGGAGTAcatcttatcaatttttttcggGTTTGTGCAGATAATGCTGGCGATACTGATTGGCCTTTTAACTCTACTAACATGGCACATCACCAGAGTCTACACCACCAAATCCCTCAAAACCTTAGCATACGGCCTCCGCCACGAGCTCCTCCAGCGGCCCCTCCTCCGCATGTGGAACATCCTCAACTCCACCGTCGAGGTCGCCACCGCCCAGGTCAAGCTCTCCGAGTCTGTCATCCGCCGCTACAACAAGCCCGCCGCCTCCCAAGCAGACCAAGTCGAGGTGAATCTCCATCAATCAATCATCATCCCAACATTTCCTCATTTATATTATCATGTATTGATTCATTCATTCTCAGCAGCTTTACCAAGTGATGAAGGAGTTGACGTGGGCCCTCTTCGCCAGCCAGAAAGCTCTCAACTCCATCACTCTCAGCTACCGCAACGGATTCGTGCAGGCCTTCCATCGGAACCACAGAAGCAACAACACATACTACATCTACTCTGATCTCACCAACTACTCAATTGCCACCTCATTTTCTGTCAACCTCCTTTCCTCTCATCAAGGCTGGAATGACCAGTCCATACACACCAACATGACTGCAATTTGGTACCGCCAGCCTCTTGACCCCACCACGGGCGATAAGACTGCAAAGGCCGCCCCAATCCCACCGGACGAGTTGATCAACATAGCCGGGATTTCGCAGGTTCCTGATGGGACTGCCACATGGCATATCGCTGTGAGCAAATACACCGACTCGCCTCTGCTCTCAGCAGCATTGCCTGTTTGGGATGCTTCCCATACAAGCATAGTCGCTGTCGTGGGCGTTACCACTGCTCTGTATAGCGTTGGCCAGTTGATGAAGGAGTTGGTTGAGTTTCATAGTGGCCACATATATCTCACCTCTCAGGAGGGGTGGCTGCTGGCAACCTCCACCAACACTCCTTTGCTGATGAATTCGTCGTCCGGGCCTAAGCTTATGATGGCTGTGGATTCCCAGGAGAGTGTGATTAGGTCAGGGGCTGAGTATTTGAGTCGGGCGTATGGGAACAAGCTGCCTCCGAGTCAAGAAGTTCATATCGAGAGCGCGAGGCTTGGGAACCATCTTTATTACATTGACTCCTTTTTCTTGAACTTGAAGAGGCTTCCTATGGTTTGTGTCCTGTTTTTAACTCtgttttcttgaaatttagCAGTGTTTGCTGATTTTTGCGGGGGAAAAAACGGTTGCAGGTTGGAGTTATCATGATACCGAGGCAATATATAATGGGGAAAGTGGATGAGAAGGCTTTTAAGactttgatgattttgatatcTGCTTCTGTGTGCATCTTGCTGGTTGGGTGGTTCTGCATCTTCATTTTAACTAACGGCGTCTCCAAGGAGATGAAGCTGCGCGCTGCGTTGATAAGCCATCTCGATGCAAGGAGAAGGGCAGAGGCGTCAAACAACTACAAGAGTCAGTTTCTAGCAAACATGAGGTGAGCAGCTGAGATCATGTTTGTTGATTGCATTGATAGAATATACcttgatcaaatttttttgttgacataGCCACGAGCTCCGCACGCCTATGGCTGCAGTGATTGGCTTGCTGGATATCCTCATGAGCGATGACTGCCTCAACAATGAACAGCAAGCGATGATCATACAGATTCGCAAATGCTCCAATGCTTTGCTGAGGCTTCTTAACAACATTTTGGATCTCAGCAAGGTACTGTAACAAAATACTCGTCTTTCAACGTATCAATTTATGTCGTTTAGCAACAATTTTTGAACCAAGATCTCATACTGGCATATGAAATTTTGTGCAGGTTGAGTCAGGAAAACTGATACTAGAAGAAACTGAGTTTGAGTTGGGTAGAGAGCTTGAAGGGCTTACAGATATGTTCTCCGTGCAGCGGATTAACCACAACGTAGAGACTGTTCTTGATCTCTCCGGTATGGTCTTAACCCTATCATCTGTCTGCACTACCTCGCCCTTGCTTAACTTGTAATGATTTATACCGTTGCAGATGATATGCCTAAAGTAGTCCTAGGAGACTCTGGAAGAGTTCTTCAAATTTTCGCAAATTTAATCAGCAATTCGATCAAGTTCACAACCTGTAAGTGAGGAAATACAATCAAACTTGTACAAGAACAATTGAAACAAACAATTAATGAGTGATCTGTGCTTGTGACAGCTGGATACATCATTTTGCGCGGATGGTGTGAGACTGTAGACACGGAGAGTAAGAAAAGAGAGTCTTACCTCCATCCAAAGGAGTCGTGGTGTGCACAGAAGTTGAAACGGAAACGGGAAGCAGCCCAAGGGAAGATATGCTCCAAGAAAGACAACAAAATGATGATTTGGTTTGAAGTTGATGACACTGGCTGTGGTAAGaatacatatatttacatatgaaACGCAACGACACATTCTAACCTTTCTTGATTCTCTTATATCAGGAATTGATCCTGACAAATGGGAATCAGTTTTCGAGAGTTTTGAGCAAGCAGATCCGTCAACTACTAGGCTGTAAGCTACTTATAATTTTCAGCAATCCTGTTATAatgttattgtttttaatttagggAATCTTACAAAATCTTCTGCTCTCAGGCATGGCGGAACTGGTCTTGGTTTGTGCATCGTCCGAACCTTGGTGAGAGTTACATGGATTCTTGAAAAAATAACTTCAAGTTGATGATGTTGTAGCTCTTGCTTGGACTTTAATGGTGGTGAAAATTTTGACAGGTGAACAAGATGAATGGAGAAATCAAAGTGGTGAAGAAGAGTGGGCCGGGAACTCTGATGCAGCTGTATCTGCTTCTCAACACACCTGCTGAGACGACGAAGCAGCATTACCATTTAAACTTCAAAGACCACAATCTAACTGTGAGTGTTCAGTTCCCTTTTTTAGACAGTATGCTGGTCTTGAAAGCTTTAgaaactattaattattgaagCTGAATACAGGTGTTGCTTGCACTTAATGGCAGAATGACCAGAATGATCATGACAAAATGGTTGCGGGAAAAAGGAGTTCAAACACACGAAGCATCTGAATGGAACGAACTCACGTTAaatcttcaagatttcttcacaAATGATAACTCACAAATGCCACAGTCAGAAACTCAAGAATCAAACTTTGGAAGCAGCTTTTTCATCATAATCATCGACGTTGGACTGCTCGACTTGAGCACTGAGCTGTGGAAGCAGCAGCTCAATTTTCTAGAGGAGTACTGCGCTGATAGAGCCAGCTTCGCATGGATCTTGAATCACGACACCTCCAAAGTGGTCAAGGCTGAACTCCGAAAAAGAGGGCATCTGTTAATGGTTAACAAACCTTTATACAAAGCAAAACTAGTTCAGATTTTTGAGGCAGTCATCAAAAGAGACAGAAACTTGCACCTACAAACTCCAGCAGCAGATCACGAGTTTCATGAAATCGATTCTCTTCAGTCCCCTTCAGCCAGCTCGGATGAGTCTGAAAAGCTGGACAATGATAGCTGCAATGTGATTAGAGGAAGTGAGTATTTCAGCAGAGGACCTCTGTGTCAAAGCACGCTGAGCAGCTCCTGTGCCGATTACATCCATGTAAACCTAGAGGACGACGTCTCTATCCTCAGTAAAGAACAGTCTTCCACTAAATCATATAATGAAGACAAGGAAGGTGGCGCTGCAAGCTCATGTAAGGCCGTGAATGAGCAGAAAAGGCCTCTTGAGGGCCTCTGCATCCTTCTTGCAGAAGACACGATCGTCCTCCAGAGAGTTGCAACGATCATGCTGGAGAAAATGGGAGCAAGAATCGTAGTTGTAGGGGACGGGATTCAGGcagtggatgctctaaaaaaCAAGAGCCAATCTAATGAACACAATGATGCCAAAGCATTGCCATATGACTTGATATTGATGGACTGTCAAGTAAGTTAACAATTTCTGCATCACTAGTAACAAGATAGGGATTCTCATAGTATTCTTTTGTGATTTTGCAGATGCCAAAAATGGATGGGTATGAAgcaacaaaagaaataagaagatGGGAATGTGGAAGTGGTTGGCACATTCCAATAGTTGCACTCACAGCTCATGCAATGTCTTCTGATGAAGCCAAATGCCTTGAAGTTGGCATGGACGCGTATCTAACTAAACCCATAGACTGCAAGCTTATGGTTTCCACCATTCTTTCCTTAACTAAAGGAACGTGATCCGAGTCGGACTCATACGTTTCATCTCATATTCCGACACTATCAATGCATGCAGTTAACTAAGCCTTGgtgcttgattttgttttaaggATAAGATATACAGTTTCCCACAGCAGCAGTAGATGGAATAGAGAGCCAAATTGTAAATTTAGTGCTCAAGCTTTTACCTTTCTTGAAATGATTTTAGGAGTTGGTGTACTGATCATTTACCAAATAACTGAAAACATAAAGCTCTTGCTACACGTGTATATGGTTTTATAATTGTATTAAGGGGTGACAGATAAAAATAGGCCATCTCATattcatatcaaattattGTGAGAATTGTCTACATAGAACTGAGCTCATTACATTCCAATGAACACTCAATTAAGTGTATGTTCAAGAAGCTGGTTAAGCGAGAGCAAGTTCTATTTCCTCCAAAGATCGGCCCTTGGTTTCCACCACGTTACCACTTACGTACATAATTGCTAGAATGCAGACGCTACCAAATCCCAGGTATACTGTACTCAGGCCGAATCTATTCACAATGCTCAAGAAGTACAACCCGATCACGAAATTCGATATCTGTTACAACCAAGAAACACACAGCTTCAACAACCAAGCGAATTTCATCATATTTTCTATCTACACATATACTGTTATGCACTTAGTTCAATTCAATAGTCAACTAGAATTTAGAAAGTTTTTGTTCACAGATGAATGTAATCACTCCAACACACCGAGGCCAGTATTGCCATGAAAAGAATgccaaaatagaataatttcTCACCCAATGCGTTCCCAGAGATAAAGCCATTGCTTTTGCTCGGATTCTTGAGGCAAATATCTCAGGAAGTAGCAGAGCAGGGACTGGACCAGCGCCAAGAGAGAACGACAGCACATAACTGCACAAAGAAACACGGAAACAAATTTCAGTGACTTCATATACAAAACATTACATGTTCGAATTGATGTGGGTACAAAAACTTACAGGACAGTGCCAAGTACAGCAAGTGTGCCCGAGTAAGGTGTCAAAGCCTTCCAACTGAAAGTCAGGGAAAGCAGCAGCATAGAAGCACCCTTTGAAAGAAGAGAAACGGAAACACATAAATGAAGCACATTACGAGACCAGAATGCAACAAACTTATAGGAGTAATGTCGACAGTAGTTCCTCTGCATAACGTATTTAGAAGAAATATAGGATAATGGGTacctaataataaaaacagCAACTATAACTGTTAAGGTATTGCTAGATAATGAATCATACCATTCCTGCAAAACTTGTAATTAAAAGACTCTTCCTTCCTTGTTTATCCATCAACGAGATTGCAACAGTTGAGCCTGGCAAAATGTACACACGCAATCTGTAAAACGTCTACATAAAGGCCTTATTCATCAATCGACTAGAAAGtcgaaaaaaaaactaaccaATAACATTTGCAACGCCAACTAGAGCACTGGCAGCAACATCAGATTTAATACCAGCTGTTCGGAATACCGAAGTAGAGTAGTAAACAACAGCATTGATCCCAGCAAACTGCTGAAACAAGAAGAGAGCTGCACCAACACTCACAACTGCAACacgaaatattataaatttccTGGACACGCCAAACGCTGCAGGAGcgattattaaaaataaagactACAACAACACAACACTGCAGGAGcgattattaaaaaataaagactaCAACAACACATTCAGTAGCTTAGCCAAGGCTAATGTAATGCATGAGCTAAAGAGTGAGGTGTATTATTGTACttctaaaatgataaatgtaaTCTCAATCTCATGAAAAATCTTTTAGTTCATATATACCTTTTCGGTAGCGGTTGCTAAAAAGATCGAGCCATCCAGCTTCTGGTTCAGAGGAATCTCGACCTGCTGCATCCAGATCACCCATAACCTCAGCAACTCTTTCCTTCCCAAATAGCCTCTTTATGGACACTTCCGCTTCAGCAATTCTCCCTTGCTTCAGTAGAATGTGCCTCATTTTTAGcatatatatcatataaatTCATGCAAGAACCCCCCACCAAAAGTAAGCAATTCATCGTTATGAAGTTCATTTGTAACCTGATAAAGCCATCGAGGACTTTCAGGAGAAAAGGCCATTCCTACTGCCAATAGTACAGATGGAACAAGTGCAATAGTAAACATTGTCCTCCACCTTTTCATAACAGAGACCAAAAGCAGAATGGGATAGAGACGattaatagaaattaaatattgttgcAAGAAATTCAGTTACATCACCCAACCAAGCAATATTGCACTGAAGGCGATGTCGAAGACATGGAAAAACGGATGAGTTTTGTGTTACAGtgttcaatattttaaaactgaTTAATATAATGAAGAATAGATACATTTCGACTCATCAAAGGAGGGTAGCTAATGACAATAAACAAGAAATGGAGGTGGTAAAATTAATTCCATTCGGTTATAACTTGGAAACTTGGTGGTTCTCTGGCATACTAAAAATCAGAATATTAAGAAATGAGACTGTTTTCTCTGTCAGGAGTCTGATATTATCAACTACAAAATACCTGTCAATAGCATATCTCAGTTACAAAAACATATCTCAGTTATTTAGAACATTTAGTATCacaaatatatttcaatacaAGACCATATTTGCAAGAAGGAAATACCACAACGGATTCCCTGCCAGAGGCAGTCCAGCCACCAATGCTGCTAGGATCCCAATGCATATGGATAACTGATTGACAGATCCAAGAGTGCCACGAATTTCAGTGGGTGAGATCTGGTTATGAAAGAATGTCAGATGTATGACACAATCATTAGGGAAATAATATCAAACAGCTCCATTAAAGAATACCTCGGAAATGTAAAGCGGCACAATAGCTGATGATATGCCTATTCCAACTCCAGTAAGCACACGACCAAGTATCATTGTCTCTACACTTTTTGCTATGCCACTGAGATACATGATTAAAGTTTAGataatagtactatcattttGTTATCTGCGGCAAAGATCAGAAGATGGATTCTAGTACAATACAAACCTAAGAAATACCCCTGCTGCAAGTGGAATTACATCCAGCATAAAAGTTTTAGTTCGCCCAATTTTATCAGCCAGCAAACCTCCAGTAAAAGAACCAATAGTTGCACCAGCAAGCAGTGCGCTAACAACCCAGCCTGTGTCAAATACAGGCAGCATAAGAAACTTCCTAATTAGAAAAGAAGATACAATTCAGAGTATTCACAAATAGAAACTTTCCTTTGTAGATATACGATCAATATCGTAATGTTTTgatgtaaaatattatattcattGACCATGTTTGATGATACATTCCCCCTGGTTGGCTTCCCAGGAAATATTAGATGACATGATAGATGCATCTTATATTTTTCCCATTTCTATACtaaccaaaaaacaaaaaataaatggtaTGTTCATTTGCACCCACTTTGAATAACTTGCCTTGTAACACTGTGTTCTCAGTAATCCCAAGATCCTTGGAGAGGTACTCTAAAGCTCCATTTACGACCCTGAATAAGATAAGTGTTACAGTATGACATGAATAGGTGATCGCCAAATCACGCGAAAAAGCAAAGAAAACGTCTTGTGGCCTATATGAGTACTAGAAATGTACACGATTCACCAAAAACTATtgaaaaaaagagtgaaaataGATATGAAATGCATACCCCAGATGATATCCAAACAGAAAGGCCCCTAAACAAGCAATACCAACATATGGATAGACGTTCCCAGATGATTTCACTTGGATTTTGGCAGTTTCAAGATCACCTTCTGTCACTCACAAAAATGCTAATAACTCAATCAAGCAGTTGGAAAGTATAAGGAAGCATAAGCAGTGCTCACCACAAACTCAACACAGTCATTCATCAAACAAAAAGGTGTATTCAAAATTATGTATACTAATGCCCCCAAGTACCCATGATCACAGCAAAATGAACACAATCACGATTAAAACCGAGGTATCAACCAAAAAGTAAAGAATCAGATTgaagaaaatacaaaccaGAGGCTTGAGCTCTGAGTGATCTGTTCTTGGCTGATGATCCATTTACACTTTGAACACTCACACTTCCTGCCATTGAACACTATCGTGACCTGGTTCTTTTGAAACCGAACGAAAAAGTAGGATCCAAACCGATTTAGCTCTGATTGAAAAAGAGAGAGCCTGCATTTGCACTAGTATAGCCTTCCCCAAAAGTCAacaaacatgaaattttaCACCAGAAAGGCTAAACCGTTTAAATGCAAGCcttaattgagaaattaaGAGGCGACATTAAATCGATGGACTACCGATCATCAAATGAGAAATAGAGGAAATGGAGgcaatataattttttattggaaaattttaCTTCCATCTCAACCATTTTCATAATCTTCTTCACATTCTCTGTAATCTACAGAGCGCCACGTGTCTCAATCTACGTAGTCGAGGTTGGCAAGTCATCATCGGTAAGCTATCAAGCAAGATTTTTGTTCACAATTATATTCATCTGAAATAGAATTGGTGTATTCA
The genomic region above belongs to Salvia hispanica cultivar TCC Black 2014 chromosome 3, UniMelb_Shisp_WGS_1.0, whole genome shotgun sequence and contains:
- the LOC125213357 gene encoding histidine kinase 1 isoform X1 produces the protein MADSTTTFQRDVEEEESQFGSTLCLSSSYYSVFVVRLAIMIMLAILIGLLTLLTWHITRVYTTKSLKTLAYGLRHELLQRPLLRMWNILNSTVEVATAQVKLSESVIRRYNKPAASQADQVEQLYQVMKELTWALFASQKALNSITLSYRNGFVQAFHRNHRSNNTYYIYSDLTNYSIATSFSVNLLSSHQGWNDQSIHTNMTAIWYRQPLDPTTGDKTAKAAPIPPDELINIAGISQVPDGTATWHIAVSKYTDSPLLSAALPVWDASHTSIVAVVGVTTALYSVGQLMKELVEFHSGHIYLTSQEGWLLATSTNTPLLMNSSSGPKLMMAVDSQESVIRSGAEYLSRAYGNKLPPSQEVHIESARLGNHLYYIDSFFLNLKRLPMVGVIMIPRQYIMGKVDEKAFKTLMILISASVCILLVGWFCIFILTNGVSKEMKLRAALISHLDARRRAEASNNYKSQFLANMSHELRTPMAAVIGLLDILMSDDCLNNEQQAMIIQIRKCSNALLRLLNNILDLSKVESGKLILEETEFELGRELEGLTDMFSVQRINHNVETVLDLSDDMPKVVLGDSGRVLQIFANLISNSIKFTTSGYIILRGWCETVDTESKKRESYLHPKESWCAQKLKRKREAAQGKICSKKDNKMMIWFEVDDTGCGIDPDKWESVFESFEQADPSTTRLHGGTGLGLCIVRTLVNKMNGEIKVVKKSGPGTLMQLYLLLNTPAETTKQHYHLNFKDHNLTVLLALNGRMTRMIMTKWLREKGVQTHEASEWNELTLNLQDFFTNDNSQMPQSETQESNFGSSFFIIIIDVGLLDLSTELWKQQLNFLEEYCADRASFAWILNHDTSKVVKAELRKRGHLLMVNKPLYKAKLVQIFEAVIKRDRNLHLQTPAADHEFHEIDSLQSPSASSDESEKLDNDSCNVIRGSEYFSRGPLCQSTLSSSCADYIHVNLEDDVSILSKEQSSTKSYNEDKEGGAASSCKAVNEQKRPLEGLCILLAEDTIVLQRVATIMLEKMGARIVVVGDGIQAVDALKNKSQSNEHNDAKALPYDLILMDCQMPKMDGYEATKEIRRWECGSGWHIPIVALTAHAMSSDEAKCLEVGMDAYLTKPIDCKLMVSTILSLTKGT
- the LOC125213357 gene encoding histidine kinase 1 isoform X2, encoding MADSTTTFQRDVEEEESQFGSTLCLSSSYYSVFVVRLAIMIMLAILIGLLTLLTWHITRVYTTKSLKTLAYGLRHELLQRPLLRMWNILNSTVEVATAQVKLSESVIRRYNKPAASQADQVELYQVMKELTWALFASQKALNSITLSYRNGFVQAFHRNHRSNNTYYIYSDLTNYSIATSFSVNLLSSHQGWNDQSIHTNMTAIWYRQPLDPTTGDKTAKAAPIPPDELINIAGISQVPDGTATWHIAVSKYTDSPLLSAALPVWDASHTSIVAVVGVTTALYSVGQLMKELVEFHSGHIYLTSQEGWLLATSTNTPLLMNSSSGPKLMMAVDSQESVIRSGAEYLSRAYGNKLPPSQEVHIESARLGNHLYYIDSFFLNLKRLPMVGVIMIPRQYIMGKVDEKAFKTLMILISASVCILLVGWFCIFILTNGVSKEMKLRAALISHLDARRRAEASNNYKSQFLANMSHELRTPMAAVIGLLDILMSDDCLNNEQQAMIIQIRKCSNALLRLLNNILDLSKVESGKLILEETEFELGRELEGLTDMFSVQRINHNVETVLDLSDDMPKVVLGDSGRVLQIFANLISNSIKFTTSGYIILRGWCETVDTESKKRESYLHPKESWCAQKLKRKREAAQGKICSKKDNKMMIWFEVDDTGCGIDPDKWESVFESFEQADPSTTRLHGGTGLGLCIVRTLVNKMNGEIKVVKKSGPGTLMQLYLLLNTPAETTKQHYHLNFKDHNLTVLLALNGRMTRMIMTKWLREKGVQTHEASEWNELTLNLQDFFTNDNSQMPQSETQESNFGSSFFIIIIDVGLLDLSTELWKQQLNFLEEYCADRASFAWILNHDTSKVVKAELRKRGHLLMVNKPLYKAKLVQIFEAVIKRDRNLHLQTPAADHEFHEIDSLQSPSASSDESEKLDNDSCNVIRGSEYFSRGPLCQSTLSSSCADYIHVNLEDDVSILSKEQSSTKSYNEDKEGGAASSCKAVNEQKRPLEGLCILLAEDTIVLQRVATIMLEKMGARIVVVGDGIQAVDALKNKSQSNEHNDAKALPYDLILMDCQMPKMDGYEATKEIRRWECGSGWHIPIVALTAHAMSSDEAKCLEVGMDAYLTKPIDCKLMVSTILSLTKGT